A single window of Leishmania panamensis strain MHOM/PA/94/PSC-1 chromosome 35 sequence DNA harbors:
- a CDS encoding acetyltransferase, putative (TriTrypDB/GeneDB-style sysID: LpmP.35.7210) — MICRATSDDGVEDSTKSVSVRVISPRHTFCGVAEQNVRGLFNDRGTVFLCDSCLSIFAHAGHLQQHVQACRNAFWIPGDEVYRDEEHRFCVFALDGRKPQCVALARRICLLSKLFLVDKVTLDDVHFFSFMALFEVDDEGFHFVGYFSKEWTSSTSCVNTLSCVMVLPPFRSKGYGGFLVRLSYEMARVEGIVGTPERPLSTSGNALFRRVWREEVLFAVFALEERGIPITIGELSKASSLIIEDVLVALQDLDVLFSVGKQGPLLVVNVSEKTRLLQRRLAAEKLYWTSAPS; from the coding sequence ATGATCTGTAGGGCGACATCCGATGACGGTGTGGAGGATAGCACGAAGAGTGTATCGGTTCGAGTTATTTCTCCCCGCCACACTTTCTGCGGTGTGGCTGAACAGAATGTAAGAGGACTGTTTAATGACAGAGGCACCGTCTTCCTTTGTGACTCTTGCCTCTCCATTTTTGCACACGCCGGTCATTTGCAGCAGCATGTACAAGCTTGTCGTAATGCTTTCTGGATCCCAGGCGATGAGGTCTACAGGGACGAGGAGCATCgcttttgtgtgtttgcgcTCGATGGCAGAAAGCCTCAGTGTGTTGCTCTGGCACGACGAATTTGCCTTTTGTCAAAGCTGTTCCTTGTCGACAAGGTGACACTTGATGACGTCCACTTTTTCTCATTTATGGCGCTCTTCGAGGTGGATGATGAGGGGTTTCACTTTGTGGGCTACTTCAGTAAGGAATGGACAAGCAGCACGAGCTGTGTTAACACTCTATCCTGCGTGATGGTGTTGCCGCCTTTTCGATCGAAAGGGTATGGTGGCTTTCTCGTCCGGCTGTCATACGAGATGGCGCGGGTGGAGGGTATTGTTGGGACCCCGGAACGCCCACTTAGCACGAGCGGAAATGCTCTCTTTCGCAGAGTGTGGCGGGAGGAGGTTCTGTTTGCTGTATTTGCGCTGGAGGAACGAGGTATCCCGATAACGATAGGGGAGCTGAGCAAGGCGTCAAGTCTTATTATTGAAGATGTGCTAGTTGCGCTGCAGGACTTGGATGTTCTTTTTAGTGTCGGGAAGCAAGGACCATTGCTGGTCGTTAATGTCTCGGAGAAGACGAGACTTCTACAGCGGCGGCTGGCCGCTGAAAAGCTTTACTGGACTAGCGCGCCGTCATGA